GTTTCAATTTGGAACAATCTTATGGCCTGTGGGAGACTTTCGGGCCTGATTCTGGATGTCTTCTCCAGAATTACAGCCCGTTCAATTATATTCTCCAATTCCCTGACATTTCCAGGGAAACTGTAAGACATAAGGATATCCAAGGCTTCCTTTGTAAATCCTTCAATCCTTTTGTTGGCTTTCCGGGCGTGCTTCTCTAAAAAGAACTTACTGAGGGAAACTATATCCTCTTTCCTTTCCCTGAGGGGTGGTATATAAATCTCCATCACATTCAGCCTATAATATAAATCCTTCCTGAACCTTCCCTTTTCCACAAGGTATTTGATATTCTGATTTGTGGAGGCAATGAATCTGACATTTACCTTAATAGATTTCGTTCCCCCTACCCTGAAAAATTCGCCTTCTTCAATAACCTTGAGCAATTTTGCCTGTAGATTCGGAGACATTTCAGCAATCTCATCAAGGAACAAGGTGCCTGTGTGGGCTATCTCCACCAGCCCTTGTTTTAGAGTGATTGCCCCTGTAAAGGCTCCTTTCTCATGACCAAAGAGCTCACTTGCCAGAAGCTCCTCTGTAAAGACCGCACAGTTTATTCCTATGAATGGCCTGTCTTTTCTCAGGCCAGTATAGTGAATCAGCCTTGCTACAAGCCCTTTACCCGTTCCGGTTTCACCTGTAAGCAATACATTACAGTCTGAGTTGATGAGGTTCTTGATCGCATCCACCACACCCTTCATCCGTTTACTTTTTACGATGAAAGGTAAGTCTTTATCAAGGCCTAGGGAAACCTTAAGGGCTACATTCTCCCTCTGTAAGCCTTTTTTCTCTTTAATCTTATTAATCCTGAAAATCAGCTCATCGAGATTGAATGGCTTTGTTATATAATCAGTCGCCCCCTTTTTCATTGCCTCCACAGCAGAGCCTATGCTGCCGAAGCCTGTAATCATTATTACTTCAATGTTAGGGTATTTGTCTTTTACTTTCTCAAGGAGGGCAATCCCATTAAGGCCTGGCATTTTTATGTCGCCTATCAGTATGTCAAAATCTTCTTTTTCAATCCTATCCCATGCCTTAAGACCATCGTTTTCACCAGCAACAGTATATCCTTCCTGTTTTAATGCATAGCTCAGGTGTTTCAGGGTTATTTCTTCGTCTTCTGCTATAAGGATCTTAAGAGCCATGTGTCCTCGGTAATGTTATTGTAAATGTGCTACCCTTACCCTCTTCACTTTTAACACTTATAGTGCCACCATGTCTCTTCACAACATTATAAACTATAGACAACCCTAAACCTGTCCCCTTCTCTTTAGTTGTAAAAAAGGGTTCAAATATACTTTCAAGTATTTCCTTTGACATACCGTTACCTGTATCAGCAACTTCTACTGAAACAGTACCATCTTCCGAAAGAATTTTTATGTTCAAATTGCCACCATCCTTCATAGCATCAATAGCATTATTGAAAAGATTAAAAAAGACGCGCTCTAACTGAGTATAGTCTGCACTAATGATCACCTCAGGCTTATCAGAAGAT
This Nitrospirota bacterium DNA region includes the following protein-coding sequences:
- a CDS encoding sigma-54 dependent transcriptional regulator → MALKILIAEDEEITLKHLSYALKQEGYTVAGENDGLKAWDRIEKEDFDILIGDIKMPGLNGIALLEKVKDKYPNIEVIMITGFGSIGSAVEAMKKGATDYITKPFNLDELIFRINKIKEKKGLQRENVALKVSLGLDKDLPFIVKSKRMKGVVDAIKNLINSDCNVLLTGETGTGKGLVARLIHYTGLRKDRPFIGINCAVFTEELLASELFGHEKGAFTGAITLKQGLVEIAHTGTLFLDEIAEMSPNLQAKLLKVIEEGEFFRVGGTKSIKVNVRFIASTNQNIKYLVEKGRFRKDLYYRLNVMEIYIPPLRERKEDIVSLSKFFLEKHARKANKRIEGFTKEALDILMSYSFPGNVRELENIIERAVILEKTSRIRPESLPQAIRLFQIETIDPGRIKTIDELNRDYAEKILELADGNKSRAAELLGISRTSLWRIFKK